The following proteins are encoded in a genomic region of Burkholderia pyrrocinia:
- the paaA gene encoding 1,2-phenylacetyl-CoA epoxidase subunit PaaA has product MYTQSLDIPGNVAPLDAAAESPEQARFDAVMAADSKIEPQDWMPDAYRKTLVRQISQHAHSEVVGMLPEGNWISRAPSLKRKAILLAKVQDEAGHGLYLYSAAETLGVSRDSLIDALHAGKAKYSSIFNYPTPTWADVGVIGWLVDGAAIMNQIPLCRCTYGPYARAMIRVCKEESFHQRQGFDALLSMMKGSGAQRAMVQQAVNRWWWPVLMMFGPSDADSVHSSQSAKWGIKRISNDDLRQKFVDATVDQAKILGVTLPDPDLKWNDTRGHHDYGTIDWDEFWRVVNGDGPCNKERLATRVKAHEDGAWVREAALAHEAKRRARAEQHAA; this is encoded by the coding sequence ATGTACACGCAATCCCTCGACATCCCCGGCAACGTCGCGCCGCTCGACGCCGCAGCCGAGTCGCCCGAGCAGGCGCGGTTCGATGCGGTCATGGCCGCGGACAGCAAGATCGAACCGCAGGACTGGATGCCCGACGCCTATCGCAAGACGCTGGTTCGCCAGATCTCGCAGCACGCGCATTCGGAAGTCGTCGGCATGCTGCCCGAAGGAAACTGGATCTCGCGCGCGCCGAGCCTGAAGCGCAAGGCGATCCTGCTCGCGAAAGTCCAGGACGAGGCCGGCCACGGCCTCTATCTTTATAGCGCGGCCGAAACGCTCGGCGTGTCGCGCGATTCGCTGATCGACGCGTTGCATGCAGGCAAGGCGAAATACTCGAGCATCTTCAACTACCCGACGCCGACCTGGGCCGACGTCGGCGTGATCGGCTGGCTCGTCGACGGCGCCGCGATCATGAACCAGATCCCGCTGTGTCGCTGCACGTACGGCCCGTACGCGCGCGCGATGATCCGCGTGTGCAAGGAAGAGTCGTTTCACCAGCGCCAGGGTTTCGACGCGCTGCTGTCGATGATGAAGGGTTCCGGCGCGCAGCGCGCGATGGTCCAGCAGGCCGTGAATCGCTGGTGGTGGCCGGTGCTGATGATGTTCGGCCCGAGCGACGCCGATTCGGTCCACAGCAGCCAGTCCGCGAAATGGGGCATCAAACGGATCTCGAACGACGACCTGCGGCAGAAGTTCGTCGACGCGACGGTCGACCAGGCGAAGATACTCGGCGTGACGCTACCCGACCCCGACCTGAAGTGGAACGACACGCGCGGCCACCACGACTACGGCACGATCGACTGGGATGAATTCTGGCGCGTGGTCAACGGCGACGGCCCGTGCAACAAGGAACGCCTCGCGACCCGCGTGAAGGCGCACGAGGACGGCGCATGGGTGCGCGAAGCCGCCCTCGCGCACGAAGCGAAGCGCCGCGCCCGCGCCGAACAGCACGCCGCCTGA
- the paaC gene encoding 1,2-phenylacetyl-CoA epoxidase subunit PaaC, with product MTITPEHLSYVLRLADNALILGQRNAEWCGHGPILEEDIALTNMSLDLIGQARMLYTHAAELERQLTGATKTENDYAYFRTEREFANFMLVELPHYGPLAGTAHADKDYAVTIVRNFLYAALMLHVWSALESSTDTQLAAIAAKSVKEVRYHVQHAREWLVRLGDGTDESHRRAQAALDYLIPYTREFFAADAIDDAIAAPGIGPAPAAIEAAWRADVDDALAEATLVLPAPVQHVTTGKQGEHSEHMGYLLAEMQSLARQHPGATW from the coding sequence ATGACGATCACGCCCGAACACCTCTCCTACGTTCTGCGCCTCGCGGACAACGCGCTGATCCTCGGTCAGCGCAACGCCGAATGGTGCGGCCACGGCCCGATCCTCGAGGAAGACATCGCGCTCACCAACATGAGCCTCGACCTCATCGGCCAGGCGCGCATGCTGTATACGCATGCGGCCGAACTCGAACGCCAGCTCACCGGCGCGACGAAGACCGAGAACGATTACGCGTACTTCCGTACCGAGCGCGAGTTCGCGAACTTCATGCTCGTGGAACTGCCGCACTACGGCCCGCTCGCGGGCACCGCGCACGCCGACAAGGACTACGCGGTGACGATCGTGCGCAACTTCCTCTACGCGGCACTGATGCTGCACGTGTGGAGCGCGCTGGAATCGTCGACCGACACGCAGCTCGCGGCGATCGCCGCGAAATCGGTGAAGGAAGTCCGTTATCACGTGCAGCACGCGCGCGAATGGCTCGTGCGCCTGGGCGACGGCACCGACGAATCGCACCGCCGCGCGCAGGCCGCACTCGACTACCTGATCCCGTACACGCGCGAATTCTTCGCGGCCGACGCGATCGACGACGCAATCGCCGCACCGGGCATCGGTCCGGCACCGGCTGCGATCGAAGCCGCCTGGCGCGCGGACGTCGACGACGCGCTCGCCGAAGCGACACTCGTGCTGCCGGCACCCGTGCAGCACGTCACGACCGGCAAGCAGGGCGAGCACTCGGAGCACATGGGCTACCTGCTCGCGGAAATGCAGAGCCTCGCGCGCCAGCACCCCGGCGCGACCTGGTAA
- a CDS encoding DUF1835 domain-containing protein, giving the protein MSTIHVIQGGTAAASLREALAQAGRDERVVGLLDDLGVGPLKGADETPDTRAAFWHRVLGDQIPDWNQEIEDEFARLDQLALESGQVVVWHAPSVGDKLLLRRVAYHLRNVPQRLNEVRLSAADLDTAQRASLSRTDQACTTGMFSPAELARKRPVAAPISVLRIGRLALEWQEAKHLNAELRYWVSNTIKSGHYADLDALIVSRVETDWLPARRLVGSIMADADRGGLFVSDSIAWWRCRELAAAGRLELQDDTPAALSSTQVRAAAAHH; this is encoded by the coding sequence ATGAGTACCATTCATGTGATTCAGGGCGGCACCGCCGCCGCGTCGCTGCGCGAGGCTCTCGCGCAAGCCGGACGCGACGAGCGCGTCGTCGGATTGCTCGACGATCTCGGCGTCGGGCCGCTCAAGGGCGCCGACGAGACGCCCGACACGCGCGCCGCCTTCTGGCACCGCGTGCTCGGCGACCAGATTCCCGACTGGAACCAGGAAATCGAAGATGAATTCGCGCGCCTCGACCAGCTCGCGCTGGAGTCGGGCCAGGTGGTCGTGTGGCACGCGCCGAGCGTCGGCGACAAGCTGCTGCTGCGCCGCGTCGCCTATCACCTGCGCAACGTCCCGCAGCGCCTGAACGAAGTGCGGCTGTCGGCCGCCGACCTCGACACGGCCCAGCGCGCGTCGCTGTCGCGCACCGACCAGGCGTGCACGACCGGGATGTTCTCGCCTGCGGAACTGGCGCGGAAACGGCCGGTGGCCGCGCCGATCTCGGTGCTGCGCATCGGCCGCCTCGCGCTCGAATGGCAGGAGGCGAAGCACCTGAACGCCGAACTTCGCTACTGGGTCAGCAACACGATCAAGAGCGGCCACTACGCCGATCTCGACGCGCTGATCGTCTCGCGCGTGGAAACCGACTGGCTGCCCGCACGGCGCCTCGTCGGCAGCATCATGGCCGACGCCGACCGCGGCGGACTGTTCGTCAGCGACTCGATCGCCTGGTGGCGCTGCCGCGAACTCGCGGCAGCCGGCCGGCTCGAGCTGCAGGACGACACGCCTGCCGCCCTCTCTTCCACGCAGGTACGCGCGGCCGCCGCGCACCACTAA
- a CDS encoding GNAT family N-acetyltransferase — MNTQFNGTADVVGTAGNAPVLVRELASKDREQMLTHFLSLDEEDRLLRFGQMVPDHVIENYVRTIDFGRDTVFGVFDHGLELIGVGHLAYLPAEGDKRTAEFGVSVLESARGRGVGSKLFERAAIRSRNTRVTMLYMHCLSRNATMMHIAKKSGMRIEYAYGEADAYLSLPPADHSTIIAEMLQEQAAVFDYALKRQTHRTSKFIESLMPAALTA; from the coding sequence ATGAACACGCAATTCAACGGCACGGCCGATGTCGTCGGCACCGCCGGTAATGCGCCGGTTCTCGTCAGGGAACTGGCTTCCAAAGACCGTGAGCAGATGCTCACTCACTTTCTCTCGCTCGACGAAGAGGACCGCCTGCTGCGCTTCGGCCAGATGGTGCCCGACCACGTGATCGAGAACTATGTCCGCACGATCGACTTCGGTCGCGACACCGTGTTCGGCGTGTTCGACCACGGCCTCGAGCTGATCGGCGTCGGCCACCTGGCCTACCTGCCGGCCGAGGGCGACAAGCGCACGGCCGAATTCGGCGTGTCGGTGCTCGAAAGCGCACGCGGCCGCGGCGTCGGCTCGAAACTGTTCGAGCGTGCGGCGATCCGCAGCCGCAACACGCGCGTGACGATGCTGTACATGCACTGCCTGTCGCGCAACGCGACGATGATGCACATCGCGAAGAAGTCCGGGATGCGGATCGAGTACGCGTACGGCGAAGCCGATGCGTACCTGTCGCTGCCGCCGGCCGACCACTCGACGATCATCGCCGAGATGCTGCAGGAGCAGGCCGCGGTGTTCGACTACGCGCTCAAGCGCCAGACGCACCGCACGTCGAAGTTCATCGAATCGCTGATGCCCGCCGCACTGACGGCGTAA
- a CDS encoding TetR/AcrR family transcriptional regulator, with the protein MARTRAPDHESQREQILDLAAEKFAQTSYPSTSMSDLATASGTSKARLYHYYESKEAILFDLLDRYTKRLMLIIAEVEAASQRRGLSERDAFAELVRAFLAEYETSHSRHVALLNDVKYLEDAQREIVLDRQRDVVAAFARQLARAYPDRISKENQTSVTMMVFGMINWTFTWLKPGGRLGYRDFAEQVIDLIERGLTPAA; encoded by the coding sequence ATGGCCCGTACCCGAGCGCCCGACCACGAATCCCAGCGCGAGCAGATCCTCGATCTGGCCGCCGAGAAATTCGCGCAGACGAGCTACCCGAGCACCTCGATGTCCGATCTCGCGACCGCGAGCGGCACGTCGAAGGCACGCCTCTATCACTATTACGAGAGCAAGGAAGCGATCCTGTTCGACCTGCTCGACCGCTACACGAAGCGGCTGATGCTGATCATCGCCGAGGTCGAAGCCGCGAGCCAGCGGCGCGGCCTCAGCGAGCGCGACGCGTTCGCCGAGCTCGTGCGCGCGTTCCTCGCCGAGTACGAGACGTCGCACAGCCGCCACGTCGCGTTGCTCAACGACGTGAAGTATCTCGAGGACGCGCAGCGGGAAATCGTGCTCGACCGCCAGCGCGACGTCGTCGCGGCGTTCGCGCGGCAGCTCGCACGCGCCTACCCGGACCGCATCTCGAAGGAAAACCAGACATCCGTGACGATGATGGTGTTCGGGATGATCAACTGGACGTTCACGTGGCTGAAGCCGGGCGGCCGCCTCGGCTACCGCGACTTCGCCGAACAGGTGATCGACCTGATCGAACGCGGGCTGACGCCGGCGGCCTGA
- the hppD gene encoding 4-hydroxyphenylpyruvate dioxygenase, which yields MQIPNWDNPVGTDGFEFIEYTAPDPKALGQLFERMGFTAIARHRHKDVTVYRQGDINFIINAEPDSFAQRFARLHGPSICAIAFRVEDAAKAYKHALELGAWGFDNKTGPMELNIPAIKGIGDSLIYFVDRWRGKNGAQPGAIGDISIYDVDFEPIAGANPNPAGHGLTYIDHLTHNVHRGRMQEWAEFYERLFNFREVRYFDIEGKVTGVKSKAMTSPCGKIRIPINEEGSDTAGQIQEYLDAYHGEGIQHIALGTSDIYGAVDGLRSKEVKLLDTIDTYYELVDRRVPDHGESLDELKKRKILIDGARDDLLLQIFTENQIGPIFFEIIQRKGNQGFGEGNFKALFESIELDQIRRGVVQDKA from the coding sequence ATGCAGATCCCCAACTGGGACAACCCCGTCGGCACCGACGGCTTCGAATTCATCGAATACACGGCACCGGACCCGAAAGCGCTCGGACAACTGTTCGAGCGGATGGGTTTCACCGCGATCGCACGCCACCGCCACAAGGACGTGACGGTGTACCGCCAGGGCGACATCAACTTCATCATCAACGCCGAACCCGATTCGTTCGCGCAACGCTTCGCGCGCCTGCACGGCCCGTCGATCTGCGCGATCGCGTTCCGCGTGGAGGACGCCGCGAAGGCATACAAGCACGCGCTGGAACTTGGCGCATGGGGCTTCGACAACAAGACCGGCCCGATGGAACTGAACATCCCGGCGATCAAGGGCATCGGCGATTCGCTGATCTACTTCGTCGACCGCTGGCGCGGCAAGAACGGCGCGCAGCCGGGCGCGATCGGCGACATCAGCATCTACGACGTCGACTTCGAGCCGATCGCCGGCGCGAATCCGAACCCGGCCGGCCACGGCCTCACCTACATCGACCACCTGACGCACAACGTGCATCGCGGCCGCATGCAGGAATGGGCCGAGTTCTACGAGCGCCTGTTCAACTTCCGCGAAGTGCGCTACTTCGACATCGAAGGCAAGGTGACGGGCGTGAAGTCGAAGGCGATGACGTCGCCGTGCGGCAAGATCCGCATCCCGATCAACGAGGAAGGCTCGGACACCGCCGGCCAGATCCAGGAATACCTCGACGCGTATCACGGCGAAGGCATCCAGCACATCGCGCTCGGCACGAGCGACATTTACGGCGCGGTCGACGGCCTGCGCAGCAAGGAAGTGAAGCTGCTCGACACGATCGACACGTATTACGAGCTGGTCGACCGCCGCGTGCCGGACCACGGCGAATCGCTGGACGAACTGAAGAAGCGCAAGATCCTGATCGACGGCGCGCGCGACGACCTGCTGCTGCAGATCTTCACCGAAAACCAGATCGGGCCGATCTTCTTCGAGATCATCCAGCGCAAGGGCAACCAGGGCTTCGGCGAAGGCAACTTCAAGGCGCTGTTCGAATCGATCGAGCTCGACCAGATCCGCCGCGGCGTCGTGCAGGACAAGGCCTGA
- a CDS encoding SGNH/GDSL hydrolase family protein translates to MSFRSSFAAAVLGAAVFVSPLAASAAPAGWVAAWATALQPIPDLAAPPPLYRAPDVAGRTVRQIVYPTVSGRAARIRVSNAYGRAPLVVEAASLARAGDGAALAGGAAAAVRFGGKASVTLAPGQELESDPVAIDVTAGRPYAISLQMGPNQRMMVWHRVSNQFNYVSAPGDHVSDPGAATFRTRFTQYAWVTELAVEAGSARASVAAIGDSITDGLRSSLNLNRRWPDALARRLTASGADSVGVVNLGISGNRLLSDSACYGTSLASRFERDALSRAGVKAAVVLIGINDINFAAMPPRVGLDCDHPHTQVTAVSLIDGYRRLIEAAHRQGVKVFGATLTPAGLPAGRESIRLEVNRWIRSGGGFDGVVDFDAVLRDPARPSVLQRRYDSGDGIHPSDAGYTAMADAVPVEQLQAAVGGK, encoded by the coding sequence ATGTCATTCCGAAGCAGTTTCGCCGCGGCCGTGCTGGGTGCGGCCGTTTTCGTGTCGCCGCTTGCGGCCTCGGCCGCGCCGGCCGGATGGGTTGCCGCGTGGGCGACCGCGCTGCAGCCGATTCCGGACCTTGCCGCACCGCCGCCGCTCTATCGCGCACCGGACGTGGCCGGGCGGACCGTGCGCCAGATCGTCTATCCGACGGTGTCGGGGCGGGCCGCGCGGATTCGCGTCAGCAATGCATACGGTCGTGCGCCGCTGGTCGTAGAAGCTGCGAGCCTCGCGCGCGCCGGAGACGGCGCTGCGCTCGCCGGCGGCGCGGCCGCGGCGGTCCGGTTTGGCGGCAAGGCGTCGGTGACGCTCGCGCCGGGCCAGGAACTCGAAAGCGATCCGGTGGCGATCGACGTGACGGCCGGGCGGCCGTATGCAATCAGCCTCCAGATGGGGCCGAACCAGCGGATGATGGTCTGGCACCGCGTGTCGAACCAGTTCAACTACGTCTCTGCGCCGGGCGATCACGTGAGCGATCCGGGCGCCGCTACGTTCCGCACTCGTTTTACCCAATATGCATGGGTGACCGAGCTGGCCGTCGAGGCCGGTTCCGCGCGAGCCAGCGTAGCCGCGATCGGCGATTCGATTACCGACGGCCTGCGCTCGAGCCTGAACCTGAACCGTCGCTGGCCGGACGCGCTGGCGCGTCGGCTGACGGCGTCGGGCGCAGATTCGGTCGGCGTCGTGAATCTCGGCATCAGCGGGAACCGGCTGCTCAGCGATTCCGCGTGCTACGGCACGTCGCTGGCGTCGCGGTTCGAGCGCGATGCGCTGTCGCGCGCGGGCGTGAAGGCGGCGGTCGTGCTGATCGGGATCAACGACATCAACTTCGCGGCGATGCCGCCGCGCGTGGGGCTCGATTGCGACCACCCGCATACGCAGGTCACGGCTGTGTCGCTGATCGATGGTTATCGCCGGCTGATCGAGGCGGCGCACCGTCAGGGCGTGAAGGTCTTCGGCGCGACGCTTACTCCGGCCGGATTGCCGGCCGGACGCGAGTCGATCCGGCTGGAGGTGAATCGGTGGATCCGGAGCGGCGGCGGGTTCGACGGTGTGGTCGACTTCGATGCGGTGCTGCGCGATCCGGCGCGCCCGAGCGTGCTGCAACGCCGATACGACAGCGGCGACGGTATCCATCCGAGCGACGCCGGCTACACGGCGATGGCCGACGCGGTGCCGGTCGAGCAACTGCAAGCTGCCGTGGGCGGCAAGTGA
- a CDS encoding Lrp/AsnC family transcriptional regulator, translating to MAQAELDAIDRRILAILQENGRLSNQEIAERVNLSPSPCLRRIRRLEEIGVITGYVALLNPQKLGLDLLAYVSVRLEKRGGLAPVRADETSARAGATHAELFRAAVQTWPEVVACHAMTGDMDYLLRVQVEDMAHFSRFVQEHLLHHPSVIDVKTSFSLECFKETTALPIRSVR from the coding sequence ATGGCGCAAGCCGAATTGGATGCCATCGACCGGCGGATTCTCGCGATTCTTCAGGAGAACGGGCGCCTGTCGAACCAGGAGATCGCCGAGCGCGTGAACCTGTCGCCGAGCCCGTGCCTGCGGCGGATCCGGCGGCTCGAGGAGATCGGCGTGATCACCGGTTACGTCGCGCTGCTGAACCCGCAGAAGCTCGGGCTCGACCTGCTCGCGTACGTCAGCGTGCGGCTCGAAAAGCGCGGCGGCCTGGCGCCGGTCCGGGCCGATGAGACGTCGGCGCGCGCGGGCGCGACCCATGCGGAGCTGTTTCGCGCGGCCGTGCAGACGTGGCCGGAAGTGGTCGCGTGTCACGCGATGACGGGAGACATGGATTACCTGCTGCGCGTGCAGGTCGAGGACATGGCGCATTTCTCCCGCTTCGTGCAGGAGCATTTGCTGCATCACCCGTCGGTCATCGACGTGAAGACGAGCTTTTCGCTCGAATGCTTCAAGGAGACGACGGCGTTGCCGATTCGGTCGGTGCGCTAG
- the paaE gene encoding 1,2-phenylacetyl-CoA epoxidase subunit PaaE has translation MRPEGADAPLRAARRGSSTPQFHPLRIRDVRPETADAVTVSFDVPPELRDAYRFTQGQFVTLKTHIDGEETRRSYSICVGTTDYDRDGELRIGIKRVRGGRFSNFAFDSLKPGHTIDVMTPDGRFFTHLNADHGKQYVAFSGGSGITPVLAIVKTTLELEPRSTFTLIYGNRSVDAIMFAEELEDLKNRYMNRFVLYHVLSDDQQDVELFNGVLDQAKCTEFLGTLTPADAIDEAFICGPAPMMDAAEAALKAAGVPQAKVHVERFGTPLPQAGAPVVEITEQTPAADLEIVLDGKKRKLRLPYEGVSLLDVGLRAGLALPYACKGGVCCTCRAKVIEGEVRMEKNYTLEEHEVKDGFVLTCQCHPVSDKVVVSYDER, from the coding sequence CTGCGCCCCGAGGGGGCAGACGCCCCCCTTCGGGCGGCCCGGCGGGGGTCGTCGACCCCGCAATTTCATCCGCTGCGTATCCGCGACGTGCGGCCCGAGACCGCCGACGCCGTCACCGTCTCCTTCGACGTGCCGCCCGAGCTGCGCGACGCGTACCGCTTCACGCAAGGCCAGTTCGTCACGCTGAAGACCCACATCGACGGCGAGGAGACGCGCCGCTCGTATTCGATCTGCGTCGGCACGACGGACTACGACCGTGACGGCGAGTTGCGCATCGGCATCAAGCGTGTGCGCGGCGGCCGCTTCTCGAACTTCGCATTCGATTCGCTGAAGCCGGGCCACACGATCGACGTGATGACGCCGGACGGCCGCTTCTTCACGCACCTGAACGCCGACCACGGCAAGCAGTACGTCGCGTTTTCCGGTGGCTCCGGGATCACACCCGTGCTCGCGATCGTGAAGACGACGCTCGAACTCGAGCCGCGCAGCACGTTCACGCTGATCTACGGCAACCGCAGCGTCGACGCGATCATGTTCGCGGAGGAGCTCGAGGACCTGAAGAACCGCTACATGAACCGCTTCGTCCTCTATCACGTGCTATCGGACGACCAGCAGGACGTCGAACTGTTCAACGGCGTGCTCGACCAGGCGAAATGCACGGAATTCCTCGGCACGCTGACGCCGGCCGACGCGATCGACGAGGCGTTCATCTGCGGCCCCGCGCCGATGATGGACGCGGCCGAGGCGGCCCTGAAGGCGGCCGGCGTGCCGCAGGCGAAGGTGCATGTCGAGCGCTTCGGCACGCCGCTGCCGCAGGCCGGCGCCCCGGTCGTCGAAATCACCGAACAGACGCCGGCCGCCGACTTGGAAATCGTGCTCGACGGCAAGAAGCGCAAGCTGCGCCTGCCGTACGAAGGCGTGAGCCTGCTCGATGTCGGCCTGCGCGCGGGCCTCGCGCTGCCGTACGCGTGCAAGGGCGGCGTATGCTGCACATGCCGCGCGAAGGTGATCGAGGGCGAAGTGCGGATGGAGAAGAACTACACGCTCGAGGAGCACGAAGTGAAGGACGGTTTCGTGCTCACATGCCAGTGCCACCCGGTCAGCGACAAGGTCGTCGTGAGCTACGACGAACGTTGA
- the paaD gene encoding 1,2-phenylacetyl-CoA epoxidase subunit PaaD produces the protein MSFQTAAANTAPAARRDDPLLARAWDVLEAVPDPEIPVVSIRELGILRDVRRADDGLLEVVITPTYSGCPAMSQIAEDIAAAMQAAGLPPHRVETVLAPAWTTDWITQEARDKLRAYGIAPPVGQCGSAAPRENVVRFVPRPVAAPACPRCGSARTERLAQFASTACKALYRCVDCREPFDYFKPY, from the coding sequence ATGTCCTTCCAGACCGCCGCCGCCAACACCGCGCCCGCCGCGCGCCGCGACGATCCGTTGCTCGCCCGCGCATGGGACGTGCTCGAAGCCGTGCCCGACCCCGAGATCCCGGTCGTGTCGATCCGCGAGCTCGGCATCCTGCGCGACGTCCGCCGCGCGGACGACGGCCTGCTCGAAGTCGTGATCACGCCGACCTACTCGGGCTGCCCGGCGATGTCGCAGATCGCCGAGGACATCGCGGCCGCGATGCAGGCCGCCGGCCTGCCGCCGCACCGGGTCGAGACGGTGCTCGCGCCCGCGTGGACGACCGACTGGATCACGCAGGAAGCGCGCGACAAGCTGCGCGCTTACGGCATCGCACCGCCCGTCGGCCAGTGCGGCAGCGCCGCTCCGCGGGAGAACGTCGTGCGTTTCGTGCCGCGCCCGGTCGCGGCGCCCGCGTGCCCGCGCTGCGGCTCCGCCCGCACCGAACGCCTCGCGCAATTCGCGTCCACGGCCTGCAAGGCGCTGTATCGCTGCGTCGACTGCCGCGAACCCTTCGACTACTTCAAACCTTACTGA
- the paaB gene encoding 1,2-phenylacetyl-CoA epoxidase subunit PaaB, with the protein MNKEWPIWEVFVRSKQGLDHKHCGSLHAADASMALRMARDVYTRRQEGVSIWVVPSSAITASDPNEKAELFEPAGDKIYRHPTFYTLPDEVNHM; encoded by the coding sequence ATGAACAAGGAATGGCCGATCTGGGAAGTGTTCGTGCGCAGCAAGCAGGGCCTCGACCACAAGCATTGCGGCAGCCTGCACGCCGCCGACGCGTCGATGGCGCTGCGCATGGCACGCGACGTCTACACGCGCCGCCAGGAAGGCGTGAGCATCTGGGTGGTGCCGTCGTCGGCGATCACCGCATCGGATCCGAACGAGAAGGCCGAACTGTTCGAGCCGGCGGGCGACAAGATCTACCGTCACCCGACGTTCTACACGCTGCCCGACGAAGTCAACCACATGTAA